Within the Acidobacteriota bacterium genome, the region ATCGCGTCATCCACGAGAAAGGGCGACTCGCCATCATGTCCATGCTGGCCGCGTCGAGGGAACTGTCGTTCACCGAGATGCGCGACGCCCTCAAAATGACGGACGGCAACCTGACCACGCACATTCGCACGCTGCAGGAGTCCGGCTACGTGTCGGTCAGCAAGTCCTACGAAAAGAAGCGTTCTCGCACGACCTGCGCGCTGACCTCCGCGGGCAAGAAGGCGTTTGCCAGCTACGTCAACCTGCTCGAGCAGATCGTCCGGCAGAACAAGCCTGGGTAGAGGACCTGTGAACGGACGTGTATCTGCATAATCATTCACTTTGTAGCACAAAGGGTACGCACGACCACCACAGCAAGAGGTGCGCTCTGTGAGTGTCGCCGAAAGACATCGACATACCAGCGGGACGCGGCGGCCGCCTCCTGCCCGCCCCGGCAGATCAACCATGACGATCATCCGCGCTGAACATCTGGGCATGTGTTTCGGAGTGAGGAACGCAATCACGCTCGCCATCGAAACCGCGCAACACGAACCGCTCACCATCCTCGGCGATCTCGTTCATAACGAGGTTGTGCTCGCCGAATTGCGGACCGAGGGGATTCGCTTTGCGCAACAACCGGCTGACGTCGGCACACACACAGTGATGGTCACTGCGCACGGCGCATCGGAGCGGGCCATCAACCAGACGCGCAGGTGCGGTTTGAAGGTGCTCGAAGCCACCTGCCCGCTCGTCCACGTGGCGCATCGCGCGACGGCGAAAGTCGTGCGCGAGGGCTTTCACCCGGTTATCATCGGCAGGCGCGATCACGTGGAAGTGCGTGGGATGACTGAGGATCTCGACGAGTGCGACGTCGTCTTCTCGGAGGAGGACGTTCGGCGGCTTCACGAGCGGGAGCGGTTCGGCGTCGTGGCCCAGACCACACAGCCCATCGAGCGGGTGCAGCATCTCGTGCAGTTGATTCGCGGGCGGTTCCCGCACGCGGAAGTTCGTTTCATCGACACCGTGTGCCAGCCCACCAAACTCCGCCAGGAAGCAGCCGTCGTGTTGGCACGCCAGTGTGATGTGGTGGTCGTCATCGGCGGGGCGCACAGCAGCAACACACACGAACTGGTCAGGACCTGCAGTCGCTATTGTCCGCGCGTGGACCACGTGCAGACGGCGAGCGACTTGCGGGCCGAGTGGTGTGACGGGGCGGAGACCGTCGGTATCACGGCTGGCACCTCGACACCAGAGGAGGTCATCACTGAAGTGGAACACCAACTCGGATCGCAGACCCCGGTTCGGAGACGGCGCACTCGCCATGCGTGTCAGGCATGAACACACGCGCATTCAGTCCTGCTCGCTGGTTGACCGTCGCTACCTTCGCCGTCGCGATGGCGTGGGTCGAGGCGGCGGTCGTGTATTACCTGCGCACCCTGGTGGGCCGCATCGAGCCGTATCAGGCCGATCCGTTGCCGATGATCGGAGGACTCGGTTCGGCTGAACTGGTTCGCGAGGCAGCCACGCTCGTCATGTTGCTGGCTGTCGGCCTTCTCGCCGGGCGAGCGTGGCGGACCCGGCTCGGTTATGCGGCGGTCGCCTTCGGTGTCTGGGACGTCTCCTATTACGTGTGCCTGAAGGTGATGTGTGGTTGGCCGCATTCGCTCCTGGATTGGGACGTTCTCTTTCTGCTGCCGCTGCCGTGGTGGGGACCCGTGCTGGCGCCGGTTCTGGTCGCGCTGCTGATGATCGCGTGGGGGACACTGGCCAGCCAGTGTGAGCTGCCGCAGCGCACCCCGCTTCCCGAGGGCTGGACCTGGGCGCCCAACGCCGCAGGCATCGTGCTGGCGCTCTACGTATTCATGGCCGACGCGATTCGCGTCGCTCCTCAAGGAGTAACGGCCATTGTGAATGTGCTGCCGGTTCGATTCAACTGGCCGTTGTTCGCCGTCGCACTGTCATTGATGGCTGCGCCGGTGCTGCGGTTGGGCTGGCTATGCGCATCCGAACATGTGAAGCGTCGTCTCGCTACCAAAGCCCTGTGCTAATCTTTCGGCGCGCAAACTACCGCCCCCGGTTCCCACTCCTGGAGGCTTCCCATGGCCAGTCCTTCACACCTGCGCAAGTTTCTCCTCATTTCACTCCCCCTGGTCGTCGTGCTGTTCCTGCTGCAGCCGGGATTCGCCCGCCAACCACAGGCCGACGGGCCCATGTGCGAATGCGAGGGCTGCACGAGCATCCTGGTCGGCAAAGCAGCGTCGATAGACGGGTCGACCATCACATCCCATTCCTGCGACAGCACGACGGACCGCACATGGATGACGATGGAGCCGAACAGGAAGCACAAGCCGGGCGAGATGGCGACCGTGTGGATGGATCCGAAGGAGACCAAGGGGCCCGACGATTCGGATCGCATCTCGACGGGAGAGATCCCGCAGGTGGCCGAGACTTATCAGTCCCTGAACGCCGCCTATCCGATTATGAACGAGCACCAACTCGCCATCGGTGAGACGACGTTTGGCGGGAAGCGCGAGCTCAAGAGCGACAACGGCATCATCGATTGCCCCGAGCTGTATCGTCTCGTGCTCGAGCGCGCGAAGACGGCGCGCGAGGCGATTCGAATCGCGGACGAACTGACGAAGAAGTACGGCTACGACGACTACGGCGAGGCGTTTACGTTTGCGGATCCGAACGAGACGTGGCTGTTCGAGATCCTCGGACCGGGGAAGGGGAAGAAGGGCGCAGTGTGGGCGGCGGTTCGCATCCCGGACGACCATGTCTCGGTATCCGCCAACGCGCCGCGGATCCGCCGCCTCAACCTGGCCGACAAAGAGCACGTCCTGGCGTCGGATAACGTGCTGACCCTGGCCCAGGAACTCGGGTGGTGGAACTCGAAGAGCGGGGAAGAGTTCGAGTTCTGCTACGCCTATGGCGGGCGTACCGCGATGGGCAGCCGGCGCCGGGAGTGGCGCGCACTCAGCAGAATCGCTCCATCGCTCAAGCTCGACGCAAACGCCGAGAACTTCCCCATTTCGGTCAGGGCCGAACGGAAGCTGTCGGTCAACGACATCTTCGAGATCTTCCGCGACACCTACCAGGACACGCCCTACGACATGACGCGTACGTTGGTGAAGCTGGACGCGTCGGGCAAGGCGACGAAGAACCCGATCGCGAACCCCTTCATGAACAACGACTACCTGGACGCGTTCGGAATTGGGTCGGAACGCACCATTGCCTGTAAGCGCGCCACGTACCTGCAGGTTACGCAGTCGAGGGGGTGGCTGCCGAATCCGATTGGCGGGCTGGTGTGGCTCGGCTACGACAACCCGATGACCACTCCGCACATGCCGTTCTACATCGGGATCTCGCAGATGCCCGCGTGGTTCATGGTGGATGGCCGCGCGAAATTCCGCCGCGACTGCGCCTGGTGGGCCTTCCGGCAGGTCAGCCAGTTGGCGTTCCTGCGCTGGCAGCCGATGGTGATGGACATCGAGAAGGTGTGGCGGCCAATCGAAGAGAAGGCTTACGCGGATCAGGCGAGGATCGAAGCCGAAGCGGTGGCCCTCTACAAGCAGGATCCGGCCAAGGCGCGGGAGTTCCTCACGAAGTACTCGCACGCGATCGCCAATGGCGCCGTCGAGGCGTACTGGAAACTCGCCGACGATTTGTGGAGCAGGTACACGAACTACTTCTAGCGTGGCGGCCGGCTTCCCCGCGCGCGGGGTGGAGATCATCGGCATCAATGCGTGGGAAGAGAGCAACGCGGCCCCGTACATGAAAGAGAAGGGGACACGTACCGACTGCTGCTCAAAGGTGAAACGGTGGCAGAAGCGTATCGCGCGAACGCGTTACCCACGATCGACGGCATTGGTTCCTCCCGCCTGACCCCTTGCACTTCGACAAGAGAGTTGTGTATAGTCCTGTCGAAGTGAAAGGGGAATCATGACCGAACCGCGTCTCGACCTGCCGCAGGGCACGCTCGACCTGCTGATCCTGAAGATCGTCGCGCTGGCTCCCCAGCACGGCTGGGCCATCTCGCAACGCATCCAGCAGGTGTCGAGCGAGGCGCTGCAGGTCCAGCAGGGGTCGCTGTACCCAGCCCTTCACCGCCTGGAGCGCCGCGGTTGGATCAAGGCGAAGTGGGGCAGTTCCGAAAACAACCGGCGGGCGAAGTACTACGAACTCACCGGCTTGGGCCGAAAGCAGCTCGAGGTGCAACGCGCGAATTGGGACAGGCTGGCAGCAGCCGTCCGCCAGGTGCTGACGACGGCATAGGCCGTAGGGCGCTGAGAGTTGACCGTTGGCACGTGGTCAGGCCCCCCAGCCAGACGGGGGCGGAGACGAACCATGCTCGATGATCTGTGGTTCCGCCTGCGGGCGATGTTCCGGCGCGGCCGCGTCGAACGCGAGTTGGACGAGGAGCTGCGGTTTCACCTCGAACAGGCAGTCGCGGCCTATGAGCGTGAGGGGTGTTCTCCAGACGAGGCGCGGCAGCGCGCGCGATTGCAGTTCGGCGGTCTCGAGCAAATCAGAGAAGACTGCCGCGATGCCCGCGGTCTGAACCTGGTGGATTCTGCCGCTCGCGACCTCAGGTATGCCGTACGCGGCCTGCTTCGGAGTCCCGGCTTTGCGAGTGTGGCTGTCCTGTCGCTCGCGATCGGCATCGGCGCCAACGCAGCGATCTTCGCCGTCGTCGACGCGTTTCTGTTTCGTCCCGCGCCGGTAAAGGACGTCGACGCCCTGGTGGCATTGGCCGATCGCAGCGACAAGTACGCCGGCTATCCGATTTCCTATCCGAACTTCCTCGATTGGAAGGTCCGCAACCACGCGTTCGACGAGACGGCGGCGTACTGGAACGGCAACCGCGTTCTGGGGGACGACGAGGGAGCTGAGCGCATTCGAGAACTCGATGTCTCGGAGGGGTTTCTGCGCGTGGTCGGTGTCGTACCGGTAGTCGGCCGCGGCTTTCTGCCCGAGGATCACGGGGCGGGTGCCGGAGCCGTTGCGCTCGTCAGCTACGAGCTGTGGCAGCGAAGGCTGGGCGGCGACCGCGGGGCGATTGGCAAGACGATCACACTCGACAGCCGTCCATTCACCGTCATTGGGGTGCCGCCGGCCGGTTTCAACATCGGCGGCCGCGCCCGGCGCCGATGTCGACGGCTGCCTCGCCGCCGGGACGAGCCGTCCATGGGCTCGTCCCGGACAGCACACTGCAAGACACCTGTGAGACCGCCAACCCGATCAGATGCGGGCCCGTGCGTGGGTGCTGCTGCTCACTTCCAGGGTACCCCGGGGCAGGTTGCCCCGGCCTTGTCGCACCCGGGCGGCGGATTGGGGAGGCCGCAGGACGGGTCGGGCACCGGGAGCGTCTGCCCATCGACGTTAGTCCCGTTGCTGTAGAACCGTACGACCGGGGTGGTCACGCAGGTCTCCGCATTGAAGCCCGGCCCGGGCTCGAGGATACACAGCCCGATGGCGTTGTCGTGCACCTCGCCCTTCACGCCAGTCTTGATGTACGCGCGCGCCAGCCGCAGTCCGCACGCCCCGGCTCGGCTCGACGTGAATTGGGTCAGCTCGATTCTCGCTTCGTTGCGGCTCATGATGTTGGTGCCGCCGTACGAATCCGGCAGCCCCGCCACTTTGAAGAGTGTCGTTCCCGTCACGGTACCCTGGCGCAGATGGGCCGCGCCGCGATTGCGCACAAGCACACCGATCACCTCATTGTCGGCGATGTCGAAGCGATCGACGTACAGTTCGGCCTCGCTGGCCACCTCGATCGCGCCGACCCGATTGAAGGCCGACGTTCTTGCGAACGCGTCCTTGGCGACGGGGTGGATCCGGTTCCTCCTGACGGCCAGGTCGAGCGCGTGCGCGATCGTGCCCTTGCCATCGAGGTACAAGCCGACGCCGTCGTTGCCATCGATGGCGACCGCGGTCAACGTGGCGTTCGCGCCGCCTCGCAACTCGACGGCGGTCCCGCTTCGAACGGCATCGGAGACGCGACGCGTTTCCGTCACCGATACGTGGCTCAGCGCCAGTCGCCCGCCGTTCTGCATGACCCCGACATCGGGGGCATTCGAGATCGCGAGGTTCTCCATCGCCAGCTCGAAGCCGCTCGGGTTCCTCACCGGTCCGGCCAGGGTCACGCCCGTCTGGCCGCGAAGAGTCGTAGGCTGCGTGATAAGGAATTCGCCCGTGTAGGTGGCGGGTCCGAGCGTAACGACGACGGCGCACACTTTGTGCGCCTCGGCGTACTGCAAGGCGGCGGACAGCGTGGGGAACGTCTTCGGCGGCGCTTCGCTCAGACGCGGCGCGACCGACATTACCGTCGGGATGCACACCGCGGCCCGAACCACGCGCGACGGCGGCCGGATTTGCGGCTTGATAGTGGTTTGTGCGAAGCCCCCGGCCGGCACCGACAGGAGGAGCGCGATCGCGGCACGTCGAATCATGGCAAGTTCTCCGCAGGATGCCGGGGCCTCTCATTCCCCAATTTCTTCACCGGCTCTTTCGCCGGCGCCGGTGGTGCGGCCTTCGGGTTCTTCATGCTCCCGTAGCCGTTCTTCTCCAGCCAGTCCTTCGGGTACTGCGCGCGCTGGCGCTGGGTCCCCTGCAGGTTGCCTCCCGCGTCCTGATACTTCACCACCAGCGTGTCGGCCAGCTTCCACCACGCGTCGATCGTGTCCTTGGTGACGCGGTTCGAGTAGGCGGTGATGTACTCGCGGGCCGCGGCCGGATCCTGCTTGTACAGTTCGAGCGCCACCTTCTCGACGACGGGCTGTTGCGCGAAGAGTCGATCTTCGATCCCGGTGTAGGCCTCCCGGATGTCCTGAATCATCGCGGCGAAGTTCAGGTTCGCCCAGTTGCCGACGAAGTTCGACGACCACCACGCGGATCGACGATCGAATTCCGCGCGGGTCCCGATCTCATACGCCTCGGGAATGCGGGTATTGCCTGCGTAGAGCGGCGCGAAGGGCGATGTCTTGGCGTCATCGTTGGCAAACCAGACCACGCCGCCAATCCAGGCCGGCATCCAGTTGCGAGCCTGTATAACCGTGGTGTAGGAGCATTGGTGCACCGAGATCGTGCGCTCGAAGCCCACCGACCCTTCTGGCGGCCGCGTGGACGCGGCCCAGCGGTTCGGACTGCCGAACGGGCCCGCGACGCCTCCTTGCGACGCGTCGAAGTCGGTTCCCTGGTAGTAGTCGCGATGGAGCCGCATCAGGTCGCGCGGGCCGACCTTGATCTCCGCCTTCACCGTGAACGGCGGGTTCGGGTCCCAGGCGTCGAGTTTGAGCGAGGGCGCCATCGTGCTGAGCACCCGCCATTCGCGCCGCGTGCTGCCGAGCGACCCGCTGCCGCTGTAGGCCTTGTGGAACACGAACGGCTCACCCTGCTTCCACCACCCCATGTCCTTGGCCACCTGGAAGACGTTCTCCGAAGCCATGTAGTTGTCCTTGTCCTCGAGCTTGAGCTCGGGGATACGCGGACGATTGGCGCTCACGCCCACGTGGCCCGCCGGGATGCGGACCGCCGCCCACACAGCACCCTTGTCAACCGCGCCGGCACCGAAGATCTCGAAGTGCCAGACCTCATTCGCGTCGCCGACGGTCAGGCACTCGCCCGAATCCCCGTAGCCGTACTTCGTGGCGAACTCACCCATGATCCTGATCGCGTCGCGTGCGGTCGACGCCCGCTCGAGTGCCAGGCGCTGCAGCTCCATGATGTCGAAGAGCCCCTCGTCGTTGTACAACTCGCGGCGCCCGCCGATCGTGGTCTCGCCCATGATGACCTGCTTTTCGTTCATGAACGGGTACGACGCGTCGTAGCGGGTGAGGGTTTGCTCGATCTCGGGAATCTCGCCGACCTGCTTGGCCGCAGGCCTGTCAGCACCGAGGCCGCCGCCCTTCATGATCGGGCGCATCGTGCCGGCCGCGCTCTTCTTGCCTGGCACAACATGAATCCGGACTTCGTAGTGTCCGTCGCACGAGTGCGACGTCATCACCGATCCGTCGGCCGAGGCCTCCTTGGTGGTTGGCATCGACGTGCAGGAATCGCACGTGAGCTGCCAGTCCTCGGCCGAGACGCCTGGCGGCGGCGGCTCGGTGCACATCTTCCGGATGTTGATCTCGGGGTCGGATGGCGACGCGAACACCTTCTGCGGAGGCGGCGCCTGGCTGGCCACGCCGGCCATCCCACAGAACGCCACGGCCAGCAGTATCAGGAACAGGGTTTTCGGCTTCATCTGGTTCACTCCTCCAAGTCCGTCTCGCCGGCGGTCGCCTCAGCGGCCAGCCGGGTCTCACAAGCTATTCATAATACAAACGTCCGGGTCGCGCCGTGAGGGGGTCGCGCAGGTAGCGTCCGACCCCGTTTGCCTTCAGGTCCTTGTAGCGGGGCACGCCGTGCCCCACCAGCGGTCGATCGGGATGATCCTCGGTCCACGTCTCCATCACCTGCAGCACCGAGGAGGTGTGGCGGCCGACGCGAACAGCGATCGGCCACCCGTTCTCGTCGATCTTCGCGAACAGGAGCCCGTGCTGGCCAGCCCGGACGACGAATTCGTCGCGGCCGGTCAGGAGCTGTTCGCGGGACGTGATGCCGCGCGTCGCGTCCAGGAACGGCTCGGCTGACTCGAAGAGGAGCGACACGGCCTCGGAGTAGTCGCCGATCTCGCGGTGCGACAGACCGTGAAGACTGCGCGGCGAGAACTCGGTGCCGATGGTAAATCCCTCGTTGTCGGTCAGCATCATCGACACCATAGTCGCGAATTCCTGCCCCTTCTGGTGCGTCACGATCGTGTTGATTACCGGGTACTGGAGCTCGGCCTCGTGCAGATCGATGACCACGTCCACCTTCTCGCGGCGGATCAGTTGCATGAAGGCGTACGCGGTCTGCTCGGTGAGCGTCCCGTCGGGACGGCCGGGCCACGAACGATTGATGTTGCGCACGTCCACGTAGGCGAGCGACTGCCCGCTGGGATAGTGAATGTACACCTCGGGGTCGGGCCACTGATCGAGCGGGTCGGTCCAGCGATCGCCGTGCCGGAAGGTGCGGCCGCCGAACGGCGTGTCAATGGTGTAGTCGGGCGGGTAGGCGCCGCCCAGCCGCGTCACTCTCGTGGCGCTCCGGTTGGTGCTGAGCGCCACGATCAGGCGCCCTTTTTCCATCACGCCGTTTTCCGCGAAGAGCCAGGCCGCAAGCCGGCCGGCCGGCTCCTCCGGGTGCGAGCCCCCCAGCACGAGCAGCGTCGCCCCAGGCTCCTTGCCCTCGAGCACGTACAGGTTGCAGTCGTTGACCGTGCCCTTGATGCCGCCGAAGTAGTCGCCGAGCGACTTCACAGCGGTGACGCCATCGCCGACGACCACCGGTTCAAGCCGCGAGCGGCTCCGATAGAAGCTGAGGCCGGAAGCAATCAGCAAAGCCGCGCCGAGCGCGATGACCACCATCTTGCGGACGAGGAACAGGCGGTCGTTCATGATCGGCTCACTTGAGACGCAGCAGGCGCAGCACGAACGGCACGAGCACCAGGACGTAAAGCACGTCCTGCTCCCACTTGCGCGAGCGGATCAGGTTCGTGACCAGCAGGGCCGTCACGAATGCGACGAGCAGATAGTAGAGCCACGTGACCACAAGCATTGATGTCATGACAGTCCCGTGAGCCAACCCAGGTGCTTACTGAACACCACCATCAGCGTGCCGACGATGGCGATGATAACCGCCGGGCCCGAGCATGCCTTCAGGAAACGACCATAGGGGCCCTTGTAGCCGACCACGTCGATGGTGAGACGTCCGATGATGGCCGTGGGCGGCAGCGCGTCGCCGAGCGGCCAGATCATGCTCATGCCGGCCAGCGCCACGATCGGATTGAGCCCCATCGTATTGAACAGCAACACCAGCGGCACGCCGATGACGGGCGCGGCGCCCCACATCAAAACCGCCTCTGAGAGCGGCAGCACGACGAACAGTGTGGCGAAGACGACGGCGACGGGCAGCGTGGCCACGGTGACCGCCAGCAGGCCGCGCGCGCCGGTGAGCGTCATGATCTGGACGAGTACGCCGACGCAGGTAAGCGTAGCGAGCAGCGGCAGGAGCTGCGCCACGGTGTCGCGCGAGATCCTGAGAATGTCGAGACGGACGGGCGACACGGCGACGGTCACAGCCGCCGCGGCCGCAAACATCAGCGGCAGGCCGACAATGGGCGTCGAGTAGGGCCACTGCCGGCCGACGAAGATCAGGAACATGAAGACCGCGAAGGGGAGGAGCAGCTTCCACCAGCGCATGCCGGCCGGCGCTTCGGGAAGTTCGGCGAGCGCGCGATCGATATCCACCTGCTCGCCCTTCCAACCGAGCCAGAAAGCGGAGACGAGCGCGAGCACGACGCAGGGAATCATCAGCGGCCAGAAGAAGCCGACGTAGGGCATGTTCACGCCCGCCGCCGTCATCATCGCCCAGAGGCTCACCGGCGGGGCCGCCGCGCTCAGGCCGGCGATGAGAAAGATGATTGCCGCCGTCCGGACCGCCGAGATGCCCATGTAGGTCAGGACGACCCCGACCGTCCCGCCCATGATGAGGACCGTCACGCTGCCGGCGCCGGTGAGGGCTCCCGGAATCAACAGGAGCAGCGACATCAGCACGAGCAGCAGTGCGCGCTGGCGGTGGAATCGCCTGAGGATGGCTCGCACCACGAAGGCCACGCCTCCCGATTCCTTGAGCAGGTTCATGAAGAGCGTCGCCGTGACGAAGATCAGATTGATGTCGAGGTAGGTGGCCGCCCCCTCGGCGATGTGCCGGGCGGGGATGCCCTGGCCGGCTGCCAGGCCGCCGGCGAGCGCGGCGGCGAGCATCGACAGTTCCGTCGAGAGCCTGGCTGCCCGCACGACCACATAGGCGGCAACCATCACGCCGAGCACCAGCCCGGCCTGGGCGGTCATGCTCAAGGCCTGGCGCTCCTACTTCCCGAAGAGAGTCTTGAGAACACCGCTGAGATCGGTGTTCTTCTCGAACGTGATGAGCGGGATCTTCTTCGTCTTCGAGATGGCGGTGAAGCGGCCGTCCTCGTCACCGTCCTTGCGCACAATCATCAACCGCGACACAGGGCAGACGGCGTCGATCGACAGCTCGTCAGAGTTGTCGCCGGGTGCGGCGTTCTTCGCTCGCCGTTCCATCCCCTCGACGTGCGCGCCGATCACCATGATCCCCTGTTTCTTCGCCTCCGCGATCAGCGCTTCTGTCCTCTTCAGTTCGTCGCTGATCGAGACGCCGGCCGCCCCCATGCCCTTCAAACTGGTTCCGGTGACGATGATGAGCGACTTGAACTTCTTTGCGTTGAGATCCTTCACCGTCGCGTCGGTCTTGTATTCGTGCTCGATGCCGAGGCGTTTGAGAAAGACCTGCAACTTCACCGGGCCCGGGCTCTGGCCACACGAGGTCAGCAGGACCGGCGCCGGGGCTGTCAGCGGGGCCTGCGC harbors:
- a CDS encoding transcriptional regulator, whose translation is MNPETLLHLDRVIHEKGRLAIMSMLAASRELSFTEMRDALKMTDGNLTTHIRTLQESGYVSVSKSYEKKRSRTTCALTSAGKKAFASYVNLLEQIVRQNKPG
- the ispH gene encoding 4-hydroxy-3-methylbut-2-enyl diphosphate reductase; this encodes MTIIRAEHLGMCFGVRNAITLAIETAQHEPLTILGDLVHNEVVLAELRTEGIRFAQQPADVGTHTVMVTAHGASERAINQTRRCGLKVLEATCPLVHVAHRATAKVVREGFHPVIIGRRDHVEVRGMTEDLDECDVVFSEEDVRRLHERERFGVVAQTTQPIERVQHLVQLIRGRFPHAEVRFIDTVCQPTKLRQEAAVVLARQCDVVVVIGGAHSSNTHELVRTCSRYCPRVDHVQTASDLRAEWCDGAETVGITAGTSTPEEVITEVEHQLGSQTPVRRRRTRHACQA
- a CDS encoding C69 family dipeptidase, whose product is MASPSHLRKFLLISLPLVVVLFLLQPGFARQPQADGPMCECEGCTSILVGKAASIDGSTITSHSCDSTTDRTWMTMEPNRKHKPGEMATVWMDPKETKGPDDSDRISTGEIPQVAETYQSLNAAYPIMNEHQLAIGETTFGGKRELKSDNGIIDCPELYRLVLERAKTAREAIRIADELTKKYGYDDYGEAFTFADPNETWLFEILGPGKGKKGAVWAAVRIPDDHVSVSANAPRIRRLNLADKEHVLASDNVLTLAQELGWWNSKSGEEFEFCYAYGGRTAMGSRRREWRALSRIAPSLKLDANAENFPISVRAERKLSVNDIFEIFRDTYQDTPYDMTRTLVKLDASGKATKNPIANPFMNNDYLDAFGIGSERTIACKRATYLQVTQSRGWLPNPIGGLVWLGYDNPMTTPHMPFYIGISQMPAWFMVDGRAKFRRDCAWWAFRQVSQLAFLRWQPMVMDIEKVWRPIEEKAYADQARIEAEAVALYKQDPAKAREFLTKYSHAIANGAVEAYWKLADDLWSRYTNYF
- a CDS encoding PadR family transcriptional regulator — encoded protein: MTEPRLDLPQGTLDLLILKIVALAPQHGWAISQRIQQVSSEALQVQQGSLYPALHRLERRGWIKAKWGSSENNRRAKYYELTGLGRKQLEVQRANWDRLAAAVRQVLTTA
- a CDS encoding ABC transporter permease — protein: MLDDLWFRLRAMFRRGRVERELDEELRFHLEQAVAAYEREGCSPDEARQRARLQFGGLEQIREDCRDARGLNLVDSAARDLRYAVRGLLRSPGFASVAVLSLAIGIGANAAIFAVVDAFLFRPAPVKDVDALVALADRSDKYAGYPISYPNFLDWKVRNHAFDETAAYWNGNRVLGDDEGAERIRELDVSEGFLRVVGVVPVVGRGFLPEDHGAGAGAVALVSYELWQRRLGGDRGAIGKTITLDSRPFTVIGVPPAGFNIGGRARRRCRRLPRRRDEPSMGSSRTAHCKTPVRPPTRSDAGPCVGAAAHFQGTPGQVAPALSHPGGGLGRPQDGSGTGSVCPSTLVPLL
- a CDS encoding C69 family dipeptidase, whose translation is MKPKTLFLILLAVAFCGMAGVASQAPPPQKVFASPSDPEINIRKMCTEPPPPGVSAEDWQLTCDSCTSMPTTKEASADGSVMTSHSCDGHYEVRIHVVPGKKSAAGTMRPIMKGGGLGADRPAAKQVGEIPEIEQTLTRYDASYPFMNEKQVIMGETTIGGRRELYNDEGLFDIMELQRLALERASTARDAIRIMGEFATKYGYGDSGECLTVGDANEVWHFEIFGAGAVDKGAVWAAVRIPAGHVGVSANRPRIPELKLEDKDNYMASENVFQVAKDMGWWKQGEPFVFHKAYSGSGSLGSTRREWRVLSTMAPSLKLDAWDPNPPFTVKAEIKVGPRDLMRLHRDYYQGTDFDASQGGVAGPFGSPNRWAASTRPPEGSVGFERTISVHQCSYTTVIQARNWMPAWIGGVVWFANDDAKTSPFAPLYAGNTRIPEAYEIGTRAEFDRRSAWWSSNFVGNWANLNFAAMIQDIREAYTGIEDRLFAQQPVVEKVALELYKQDPAAAREYITAYSNRVTKDTIDAWWKLADTLVVKYQDAGGNLQGTQRQRAQYPKDWLEKNGYGSMKNPKAAPPAPAKEPVKKLGNERPRHPAENLP
- a CDS encoding succinylglutamate desuccinylase translates to MNDRLFLVRKMVVIALGAALLIASGLSFYRSRSRLEPVVVGDGVTAVKSLGDYFGGIKGTVNDCNLYVLEGKEPGATLLVLGGSHPEEPAGRLAAWLFAENGVMEKGRLIVALSTNRSATRVTRLGGAYPPDYTIDTPFGGRTFRHGDRWTDPLDQWPDPEVYIHYPSGQSLAYVDVRNINRSWPGRPDGTLTEQTAYAFMQLIRREKVDVVIDLHEAELQYPVINTIVTHQKGQEFATMVSMMLTDNEGFTIGTEFSPRSLHGLSHREIGDYSEAVSLLFESAEPFLDATRGITSREQLLTGRDEFVVRAGQHGLLFAKIDENGWPIAVRVGRHTSSVLQVMETWTEDHPDRPLVGHGVPRYKDLKANGVGRYLRDPLTARPGRLYYE
- a CDS encoding C4-dicarboxylate ABC transporter, with translation MTAQAGLVLGVMVAAYVVVRAARLSTELSMLAAALAGGLAAGQGIPARHIAEGAATYLDINLIFVTATLFMNLLKESGGVAFVVRAILRRFHRQRALLLVLMSLLLLIPGALTGAGSVTVLIMGGTVGVVLTYMGISAVRTAAIIFLIAGLSAAAPPVSLWAMMTAAGVNMPYVGFFWPLMIPCVVLALVSAFWLGWKGEQVDIDRALAELPEAPAGMRWWKLLLPFAVFMFLIFVGRQWPYSTPIVGLPLMFAAAAAVTVAVSPVRLDILRISRDTVAQLLPLLATLTCVGVLVQIMTLTGARGLLAVTVATLPVAVVFATLFVVLPLSEAVLMWGAAPVIGVPLVLLFNTMGLNPIVALAGMSMIWPLGDALPPTAIIGRLTIDVVGYKGPYGRFLKACSGPAVIIAIVGTLMVVFSKHLGWLTGLS
- a CDS encoding DUF6305 family protein, with product MNRRLLPALVLVPALLAGLAVVTAQAPLTAPAPVLLTSCGQSPGPVKLQVFLKRLGIEHEYKTDATVKDLNAKKFKSLIIVTGTSLKGMGAAGVSISDELKRTEALIAEAKKQGIMVIGAHVEGMERRAKNAAPGDNSDELSIDAVCPVSRLMIVRKDGDEDGRFTAISKTKKIPLITFEKNTDLSGVLKTLFGK